One window from the genome of Mumia sp. ZJ1417 encodes:
- a CDS encoding DUF485 domain-containing protein: MIERTSAAQDAAYERIHATEEFRTLKSKYLSFVVPVTIGFMAWYLLYVVCSNWAPGFMGTKLVGNINVALVFGLLQFVTTFAIAVWYSKYSAKNLDPIADELRAEFDEEVAR; encoded by the coding sequence GTGATCGAGAGAACCAGCGCGGCGCAGGATGCGGCGTACGAACGCATCCATGCGACCGAGGAGTTCCGCACCCTCAAGAGCAAGTACCTGAGCTTCGTCGTCCCCGTGACGATCGGCTTCATGGCGTGGTACCTGCTCTACGTCGTCTGCTCCAACTGGGCTCCCGGATTCATGGGGACCAAGCTGGTCGGCAACATCAATGTGGCCCTGGTCTTCGGCCTCCTGCAGTTCGTGACCACGTTTGCGATCGCCGTCTGGTACTCGAAGTATTCCGCCAAGAACCTCGACCCGATCGCTGACGAGCTGCGCGCCGAGTTCGACGAGGAGGTCGCCCGATGA